Proteins encoded by one window of Arachis ipaensis cultivar K30076 chromosome B04, Araip1.1, whole genome shotgun sequence:
- the LOC107637937 gene encoding uncharacterized protein LOC107637937, with the protein MAANVTLSSPFPCKTSFLPKSPSSLSPLLYAPFSHRNTPNVVALKVHAKLGGGDEEGKKGGKKKFITRDEEPQQYWQTAGEREGENPMKTPLPYIIIFGMSTPFVILAIAFANGWIKVPVR; encoded by the exons ATGGCAGCCAATGTGACTCTGTCCTCTCCTTTTCCCTGCAAAACTTCATTTCTCCCAAAATCACCATCATCACTTTCTCCACTTTTATATGCCCCTTTCTCCCACAGAAACACACCAAATGTTGTTGCTCTCAAAGTTCATGCAAAACTCG GTGGTGGAGATGAAGAAGGCAagaaaggagggaagaagaaattCATAACAAGGGATGAAGAGCCGCAACA GTATTGGCAGACAGCAGGAGAAAGGGAAGGAGAGAATCCAATGAAGACACCGCTTCCTTATATCATCATCTTTGGTATGTCAACTCCTTTTGTGATCTTAGCCATTGCTTTTGCAAATGGTTGGATTAAGGTTCCTGTTCGGTGA